From the genome of Candidatus Bathyarchaeota archaeon, one region includes:
- a CDS encoding phosphatase PAP2 family protein: protein MNKNLLISTFTALLTVFVTFIFDAQIGVFFRKIIPDAATRHTVELFSDWGVWFFYAIFAGLIVYALFKKDRNLRGVCSAYLKTQLIFSFAVVRLMKILFGRARPEYGMEFTFLSVDDHYNSFPSGHSADVFVSGVFLFCLLRHSKYRVVPLCYAFLMALLRIIVSAHHPSDVVAGIAIGVLGAHIILWKRPFRRARLPNKGACG, encoded by the coding sequence TTGAACAAGAATTTGTTGATTTCGACCTTCACGGCTCTATTAACAGTCTTTGTTACCTTTATTTTCGATGCTCAGATCGGTGTATTTTTTAGAAAAATAATTCCTGACGCTGCAACCAGGCACACCGTTGAACTCTTTTCAGACTGGGGAGTGTGGTTTTTCTACGCTATTTTTGCAGGACTGATCGTTTATGCACTTTTCAAGAAAGATAGGAATTTACGCGGTGTATGCTCGGCATATCTAAAGACCCAACTAATTTTTTCTTTCGCGGTTGTAAGGCTTATGAAGATATTGTTCGGGCGTGCAAGGCCGGAGTATGGAATGGAATTTACATTTCTTTCTGTCGATGACCACTACAATTCGTTTCCGTCAGGACATTCGGCAGATGTCTTTGTGTCTGGCGTATTTCTATTCTGTTTGCTGAGACATTCTAAATACCGTGTTGTACCTCTTTGTTATGCCTTTTTGATGGCCTTGCTAAGGATAATAGTTAGTGCCCACCATCCATCGGATGTTGTTGCTGGTATAGCCATAGGTGTATTAGGGGCACATATTATTCTATGGAAACGGCCATTCCGGCGGGCGAGACTTCCAAACAAAGGTGCTTGTGGGTAG
- a CDS encoding GtrA family protein, whose translation MDSTQNAFLTPLISKLVRHRFLKFGSVGFSGMVVNLGVLYLAQEYIFKWISTDGMRLNLSLTLAIFCATINNFTWNRLWTWGERKKEIKKALWVQLVQYFLACWLSIVCQFLITKVIVQFTHYLVANVIAILLAAIINYLLNDVWTFSIKRTPCSTGTGGPCN comes from the coding sequence ATGGACAGCACTCAGAACGCTTTTCTAACACCACTGATCTCGAAATTAGTGAGACACCGTTTCCTTAAATTCGGCTCCGTGGGATTTTCAGGAATGGTAGTTAATCTGGGTGTCTTATATCTCGCACAAGAATATATTTTCAAATGGATAAGTACTGATGGAATGCGTCTCAACCTCTCTCTAACCCTGGCCATTTTTTGTGCAACGATCAACAACTTTACATGGAACAGGCTCTGGACATGGGGTGAGCGAAAGAAAGAAATCAAAAAAGCTCTCTGGGTTCAATTAGTACAGTACTTTCTTGCCTGCTGGCTATCTATCGTCTGTCAGTTTCTCATCACAAAAGTGATAGTACAGTTTACTCACTACTTGGTCGCCAATGTTATTGCAATCCTTTTGGCGGCAATCATCAACTACCTGTTGAACGACGTTTGGACCTTTAGCATAAAGCGAACACCATGTTCGACAGGAACAGGCGGCCCCTGTAACTGA